The following is a genomic window from Longimicrobiales bacterium.
GTACCATCGGCGTCCTCAACGTGATATTCTGATTCCGACCCGGCCGGGCTGTAAAGCCCCGGCCGGATGATGACATTTCCGAGGAAGCAATGGATCTCAACGCACACATCTTTCGTGAATATGACATACGCGGGATCGTCGGCACGGATGTCGACGCCGGCGTGGCGGAGCAGATCGGCCGTGCGTATGCCAGCGAGCTGCGCGTGCGCAACGGCGGCAGGACGGATCTGACGGTCGCGATCGGTCACGACAACCGCCCGAGCTCTCCGGAGCTGGCGGCCGGTGTGATCCGCGGTATGCGCGCCACGGGCGTCAACGTGATAGCGTATGGCACCGTTCCCACGCCCGTGCTCTACTACGCAACGGCAGTGGACGGCACCGACGGCGGCATGCAGATCACAGGGTCGCACAACCCGCCGGAATACAACGGCTTCAAGATGACGATCGGGGGGCGCCCGTTCTTCGGCGGCGCCATTCAGGACCTGCGCGAGCGCATCGAGACGCAGCGTTTCGAGAGCGGCAGCGGTACCGTCGAGGAACGCGATGTCATCCCTGCCTACATCGAGGACGTCGGCAGCCGGTTCCAGCTGCGGCGCCCGATGAAAGTCGTCGTGGACTGCGGCAACGGGGCAGGGAGCCTGGTGGCCGTGGACCTGCTCCGGCGTATTGGCGCCGATGTGATTCCGCTATACTGCGAGTCGGATGGCACGTTCCCCAATCATCATCCTGACCCGACGGTCGACGAGTACATCCAGGACATGATCGCGCGCGTGCGCACCGAGAAGGCGGACCTGGGCGTCGCCTTCGATGGCGACGCCGACCGTATCGGCGCCGTCGATGAGAACGGCACGATCATCCGCGGTGACATCCTGCTGCTGCTGTTCGGGCTCGATGCCCTCGAGCGCCTCGGTGCCCCGCAGACGCTGGTGTTCGACGTGAAGTGCTCGCAGGCGGTGCCTGAGGTCTATGAGGCCGCTGGCGGCGAGGCGATCATGTGGATGACCGGCCACTCGCTCATCAAGGAAAAGATGAAGGAAGTCGGCGCACCGATCGCCGGCGAGCTGTCCGGCCATATCTGTTTCGGCGAGGACTATTACGGCTTCGACGATGCGCTCTACGGCGCGTGCGCCCTCGTGCAGCTCGCGGCGCGCTCGCCGGAACCGCTCTCCACCCGCGTCGCTGGCTTCCCGAAGTACGTATCGACGCCGGAGATCCGCATCGACGTCACGGAGGAAGGGAAGTTCGACGTGGTCCGTCGTGCCGTGCAGCATTTCCAGCGTGACTACGAGGTGATCGACGTGGATGGCGCGCGCGTGCTGTTCGAGGGCGGTTGGGGACTGTTGCGGGCATCGAATACGCAACCGGTTCTCGTGATGCGCGTGGAAGCGCGCACGGAGGAGCGCCTGCAGGAGATCCGGTCGGTCATGGAGGAGTGGCTGAAAGGCCAGGGGGTCGCGGTCTGAGAACGCCGCGCCGGCCCGGGCGGCTGCTGGCTGCCGT
Proteins encoded in this region:
- a CDS encoding phosphomannomutase/phosphoglucomutase; protein product: MDLNAHIFREYDIRGIVGTDVDAGVAEQIGRAYASELRVRNGGRTDLTVAIGHDNRPSSPELAAGVIRGMRATGVNVIAYGTVPTPVLYYATAVDGTDGGMQITGSHNPPEYNGFKMTIGGRPFFGGAIQDLRERIETQRFESGSGTVEERDVIPAYIEDVGSRFQLRRPMKVVVDCGNGAGSLVAVDLLRRIGADVIPLYCESDGTFPNHHPDPTVDEYIQDMIARVRTEKADLGVAFDGDADRIGAVDENGTIIRGDILLLLFGLDALERLGAPQTLVFDVKCSQAVPEVYEAAGGEAIMWMTGHSLIKEKMKEVGAPIAGELSGHICFGEDYYGFDDALYGACALVQLAARSPEPLSTRVAGFPKYVSTPEIRIDVTEEGKFDVVRRAVQHFQRDYEVIDVDGARVLFEGGWGLLRASNTQPVLVMRVEARTEERLQEIRSVMEEWLKGQGVAV